From Methyloterricola oryzae, one genomic window encodes:
- a CDS encoding glutaredoxin family protein, whose amino-acid sequence MWQKLLCTVLLLILGASVGLATISGAIAEPDVPGQSKQADIQVFVREGCSHCAKAKAFLDQLKQEFPGLNIEQHEISGDPGALETLRVLAEKEHVTPRVPAFFLNGQLIVGFLDADTTGKMIRDALSVPAASRQHAGGDGGSCEAEESLSCEGAPATPVAAAQTSDFEIEFLGHRLSVEEVGLPLFTLAMGLLDGFNPCSMWVLILMISLLAPMNQRIRMLAVAGTFVAVEGIAYFIFMAAWLNLFLLIGLSRASEIVIAAIAILAGSINLKDFVAYGWGGISLSIPDAAKPGIYARMRRILQAENLWGAMIGAVVLAILVQIVEFLCTSGFPALYTRILTLRHLEGAEYYGYLLLYNVAYMFDDVLVLGVGVITLSQRRLQEKEGRWLKLISGLVMVSLGIYLLLNPSN is encoded by the coding sequence ATGTGGCAAAAACTGCTTTGCACGGTACTGCTGCTGATTCTGGGAGCCAGCGTTGGGCTGGCTACGATTTCAGGCGCCATCGCGGAGCCTGACGTTCCCGGGCAATCCAAGCAGGCGGACATCCAGGTGTTCGTGCGGGAGGGCTGTAGTCATTGCGCAAAGGCCAAGGCATTCCTCGACCAGCTGAAACAGGAATTTCCCGGGCTGAACATCGAGCAGCACGAGATCAGCGGCGATCCGGGAGCGCTGGAAACGCTGAGAGTGCTGGCCGAGAAAGAACATGTCACGCCGCGTGTGCCGGCATTTTTCTTGAATGGCCAGTTGATCGTCGGTTTCCTGGATGCAGACACCACAGGCAAGATGATCCGCGATGCGCTTTCCGTGCCCGCCGCGTCGCGGCAGCATGCCGGCGGGGATGGAGGGAGTTGCGAGGCGGAGGAGAGCCTCTCTTGCGAAGGCGCGCCGGCAACGCCGGTGGCCGCTGCTCAAACTAGCGATTTCGAGATTGAATTTCTTGGGCACCGGCTTTCCGTCGAAGAGGTAGGGCTACCGCTATTCACCCTGGCCATGGGACTGCTGGACGGTTTCAATCCCTGTTCCATGTGGGTGCTGATCCTCATGATTTCACTGCTCGCCCCCATGAACCAGCGTATACGCATGCTTGCCGTGGCGGGCACCTTCGTGGCGGTGGAGGGGATCGCCTACTTCATTTTCATGGCGGCCTGGCTCAATCTGTTTCTGCTGATCGGCTTGTCCAGGGCCTCGGAAATCGTTATCGCCGCCATCGCGATTCTGGCCGGTAGCATCAATCTCAAGGATTTCGTCGCCTACGGCTGGGGCGGGATTTCCCTTTCGATTCCTGATGCCGCAAAACCCGGCATCTACGCACGGATGCGGCGGATATTGCAGGCGGAAAACCTATGGGGGGCGATGATTGGCGCCGTGGTACTGGCGATTCTGGTGCAGATCGTCGAATTCCTATGCACATCGGGGTTTCCGGCGCTTTACACCCGGATACTCACGCTGCGGCACCTGGAAGGCGCGGAGTACTACGGATACTTGCTGCTCTACAACGTCGCTTACATGTTCGACGATGTTCTGGTGCTGGGCGTCGGCGTGATTACGCTCAGTCAGCGCCGGCTGCAGGAGAAGGAGGGCCGTTGGCTCAAGCTGATCAGCGGGCTTGTCATGGTTTCCTTGGGCATCTACCTGCTTTTGAATCCGAGCAACTGA
- a CDS encoding lipopolysaccharide biosynthesis protein, protein MNPLKKLAGQTAIYGLSTIVGRLLNYLLVPLYTYQFANPSDFGVITEFYAYTSFLNVVLTYGMETALFNFSAKRDDKPSVYSTALLSLGLTSGLFLAAAIWQSPSIAVQLRYPEHADYIVWVAWIIALDALTAIPFAKLREQQRPGRFALLKTLNILVNIGANLFLIGLCKWAHDHEAPAWLAWAGALYDPEIGIGYVFVANLIASAVTVMLLLPEFLQIRWPSLELWGKMLGYGLPLLIAGLAGMVNETLDRVLLKYLLPENAAMEQLGIYGACYKIAILMTIFIQAFRYAAEPFFFAHYKQADSKALYALVMNWFVIACSFIFLGVMLNLAWIQYFVGARYRAGLDVVPLLLMANLCLGVFFNLSIWYKLTEQTRFGTYLTLWGAAVTLALNLAWIPRMGYMGAAWATLVCYASMAAWSYLLGRRFYPVAYDLRRILGYPFLAAGLMFAAERIEGLSSWLELAAKNGILLAFAALTLLLEMPALRASRGSASSGVRP, encoded by the coding sequence GTGAATCCCCTGAAGAAACTGGCCGGACAAACGGCCATATACGGCCTCAGCACCATCGTCGGCCGCCTGCTCAACTACCTGCTGGTTCCCCTCTACACCTACCAGTTCGCAAATCCCAGCGACTTCGGCGTCATCACCGAGTTCTATGCCTACACCTCGTTCCTCAACGTGGTGCTGACCTACGGCATGGAAACGGCGCTGTTCAATTTCTCCGCCAAACGCGACGACAAGCCTTCCGTTTACAGCACCGCCCTGTTGTCACTGGGCCTGACCAGCGGGCTGTTCCTGGCGGCAGCCATCTGGCAGTCACCATCCATAGCCGTGCAGCTGCGCTACCCAGAACATGCGGACTACATCGTCTGGGTCGCCTGGATCATCGCCCTGGACGCGCTCACGGCCATCCCCTTCGCGAAGCTGCGCGAACAGCAGCGGCCGGGCCGTTTTGCCCTGCTCAAGACGCTCAATATCCTGGTCAACATCGGCGCCAACCTGTTTCTGATCGGGCTCTGCAAATGGGCGCACGATCACGAAGCACCGGCGTGGCTGGCCTGGGCGGGCGCACTCTACGATCCCGAAATTGGCATCGGCTACGTCTTCGTCGCCAATCTGATCGCCAGCGCTGTAACGGTGATGCTGCTGCTGCCCGAATTTCTGCAGATACGCTGGCCCTCGCTGGAACTCTGGGGAAAGATGCTGGGTTATGGATTGCCCCTGCTGATCGCGGGCCTCGCGGGCATGGTCAACGAGACCCTGGACCGCGTGCTGCTCAAGTATCTGCTACCGGAAAACGCCGCCATGGAACAACTGGGCATCTATGGCGCCTGCTACAAGATCGCCATCCTCATGACCATCTTCATCCAGGCCTTCCGTTACGCCGCCGAACCCTTCTTCTTCGCTCACTACAAGCAGGCCGACAGCAAGGCGCTGTATGCCCTGGTGATGAACTGGTTCGTCATCGCCTGTTCCTTCATTTTCTTGGGCGTCATGCTCAACCTGGCCTGGATTCAATATTTCGTGGGTGCCAGGTACCGTGCCGGGCTGGACGTGGTGCCCCTGTTGCTGATGGCTAATCTCTGCCTGGGCGTCTTCTTCAACCTGTCCATCTGGTACAAACTCACCGAGCAGACCCGCTTCGGCACCTACCTGACGCTCTGGGGCGCCGCCGTCACCCTGGCGCTGAACCTCGCGTGGATCCCGCGCATGGGCTACATGGGCGCGGCCTGGGCCACCTTGGTGTGCTACGCCAGCATGGCGGCTTGGTCTTATCTGCTGGGCCGGCGCTTCTATCCGGTGGCCTACGACCTTCGCCGAATCCTGGGTTATCCTTTTCTGGCAGCAGGGCTTATGTTTGCCGCAGAGCGGATCGAAGGCCTCTCCTCCTGGCTCGAACTAGCGGCAAAAAATGGGATTCTGCTGGCGTTCGCCGCCTTGACTCTGCTGCTCGAAATGCCAGCCCTGCGCGCAAGCAGGGGCTCTGCAAGTTCCGGCGTAAGACCCTGA
- a CDS encoding Rrf2 family transcriptional regulator produces the protein MQLTQFTDYSLRVLIYLARLPQPGMATVPEIASHFGISRNHLVKVVNNLATRGFIMTSRGKGGGMQLARPAATIGIGEVVRVTEPHMNLVECFDPKANQCRIVRGCALKGFLYEARRSFLAVLDRYSLAEAAQTGLDRLHSIENGAPDSP, from the coding sequence ATGCAGCTTACGCAGTTTACCGACTACTCACTGAGGGTGCTGATCTACCTGGCGCGCCTGCCGCAACCCGGCATGGCGACAGTGCCCGAGATCGCTAGCCATTTCGGTATCTCACGCAATCATCTGGTCAAGGTGGTGAACAACCTGGCGACCCGGGGCTTCATCATGACCAGCCGCGGCAAGGGCGGCGGCATGCAACTGGCCCGGCCGGCTGCCACCATCGGCATCGGCGAGGTGGTGCGGGTCACCGAACCACATATGAATCTGGTGGAATGCTTTGATCCGAAGGCGAACCAGTGCCGCATCGTCCGCGGCTGCGCCCTGAAAGGGTTCCTGTACGAAGCGCGCCGCTCCTTCCTGGCGGTGCTTGACCGCTACTCCCTCGCCGAAGCGGCGCAGACCGGCCTGGATCGGCTGCACAGCATCGAGAACGGCGCCCCGGACAGCCCCTAG
- a CDS encoding group I truncated hemoglobin: MTEKKLADWWDQTHDSLYAKLGGEAAVDAAVDIFYRKVLSDNRINRFFEGVDMDKQAAKQKSFLTMAFGGPHNYTGMDMRRGHAHLVKQGLNDSHFDAVMENLAATMKELNVPDDLIAQAAAIAESTRNDVLGR; the protein is encoded by the coding sequence ATGACCGAAAAGAAACTGGCTGATTGGTGGGACCAAACCCATGATTCACTCTACGCCAAGTTGGGCGGGGAGGCGGCGGTCGATGCCGCCGTAGACATCTTTTACCGCAAGGTGCTGAGCGACAACCGCATCAACCGCTTTTTTGAAGGCGTCGATATGGACAAGCAGGCTGCCAAGCAGAAATCCTTCCTGACCATGGCTTTCGGCGGTCCTCATAATTACACCGGCATGGACATGCGCCGGGGGCACGCCCATCTGGTCAAGCAGGGGCTCAACGACTCGCACTTCGACGCGGTCATGGAGAACCTGGCGGCGACCATGAAAGAACTGAATGTTCCGGACGACCTGATTGCCCAGGCTGCCGCGATTGCCGAAAGCACGCGCAACGACGTCCTGGGACGCTGA
- a CDS encoding 2Fe-2S iron-sulfur cluster-binding protein: MTHIKYKTDSFPLGENQSVLDCLTGHGVPVPFSCRSGACQTCLMQATRGTPPEEAQRGLKDSLKLQNYFLACVCHPREDLEVALPSDDSQASVPATVRGLKLLNDEIMQVVLQPHAPIEYRPGQFINLFRTQALGRSYSIASVPEEDEDIHLHVRRLPQGRVSGWVHDELRTGKTVQVRGPAGDCFYVPGRAEQGLLLIGTGSGLAPLYGIIRDALRQGHSGPIRLFHGSRDRRGLYLMGELNDLVREYTNFDYVRCLSGPDVPHGYAGGRAHDVALQEQPDLKSWRIFLCGHPDMVNAAKRKAFLAGASMKDIYADAFNVSQST; the protein is encoded by the coding sequence ATGACACATATCAAGTACAAAACTGACAGCTTTCCCTTGGGCGAGAACCAGTCGGTGCTTGATTGTCTCACCGGTCACGGCGTGCCTGTCCCTTTTTCCTGCCGTAGCGGAGCGTGCCAGACCTGTCTGATGCAGGCCACTCGCGGAACGCCGCCGGAGGAAGCCCAGCGCGGGCTGAAGGACAGCCTGAAGCTACAGAATTATTTTCTTGCTTGTGTCTGCCATCCGCGGGAGGACCTTGAAGTCGCCCTGCCGAGCGATGACAGCCAGGCATCCGTGCCAGCCACCGTGCGCGGCCTCAAGCTGCTCAACGACGAGATCATGCAGGTGGTGCTGCAGCCTCATGCGCCCATCGAGTACCGGCCCGGCCAGTTCATCAACCTGTTTCGCACCCAAGCCTTAGGGCGAAGTTACTCTATTGCCAGCGTGCCGGAGGAAGACGAGGATATCCATTTGCACGTGCGCCGCTTGCCCCAAGGACGCGTGAGCGGCTGGGTGCACGACGAACTGCGCACGGGAAAGACCGTGCAGGTGCGCGGCCCGGCTGGCGACTGCTTCTACGTGCCTGGCAGGGCGGAGCAAGGTCTACTGCTGATCGGCACGGGTTCCGGGCTCGCGCCCCTGTACGGCATCATCCGCGATGCGCTGCGTCAGGGGCATTCCGGGCCCATCCGGCTCTTTCACGGCAGCCGCGACCGGCGGGGGCTCTACCTGATGGGCGAGTTGAACGACTTGGTGCGGGAATATACCAATTTCGATTACGTACGCTGCCTGTCAGGCCCCGATGTCCCGCATGGCTATGCCGGGGGACGGGCGCACGACGTGGCCCTGCAGGAGCAGCCCGATCTCAAGTCCTGGCGCATTTTCCTCTGCGGGCACCCGGACATGGTGAATGCCGCCAAGCGCAAGGCGTTCCTGGCCGGCGCGTCCATGAAAGACATTTATGCCGATGCCTTCAATGTCAGCCAATCCACCTGA
- the ric gene encoding iron-sulfur cluster repair di-iron protein, producing the protein MSYATETTLRDLALAYPAALGVLELHRLDYCCGGQQSLAEACEGAGLDAEQVLLEIQAVKSAQPVSVATDTLGALMAHIVETHHAFTRTSLARIDRLMERVLLRHGAAHPELADLNSCVRSLAADLVPHLRKEEEVLFPYVEGLEGHVAQGTELPTACFGSVAAPISVMGREHEAVGDLLKQARSITRDYACPADACSSFSLLYQELEALESDLMRHIHLENNILFPRALRLADEVHPGGN; encoded by the coding sequence ATGTCTTATGCCACGGAAACGACCCTGCGCGATCTCGCCCTCGCCTATCCCGCGGCTCTGGGAGTGCTGGAGTTGCATCGGCTGGACTACTGCTGCGGTGGTCAACAATCCCTCGCTGAGGCCTGCGAGGGGGCGGGCCTCGACGCTGAACAGGTGCTTCTCGAGATCCAGGCGGTCAAGTCGGCCCAGCCAGTGAGCGTTGCCACCGACACTCTGGGCGCCCTCATGGCGCATATCGTCGAAACCCATCATGCCTTCACCCGCACCAGCCTGGCCCGCATCGACCGGCTGATGGAGCGCGTGCTGCTGCGCCACGGCGCTGCCCACCCCGAACTGGCCGACCTGAATTCCTGTGTGCGCAGCCTGGCGGCCGACCTGGTGCCGCATCTCAGAAAGGAAGAGGAGGTCCTCTTTCCCTATGTCGAAGGCTTGGAGGGGCATGTCGCCCAAGGTACCGAACTCCCCACCGCCTGCTTCGGTTCGGTGGCGGCACCCATATCCGTCATGGGCCGCGAACACGAGGCCGTCGGCGACCTGCTCAAGCAGGCGCGTTCAATCACCCGGGACTACGCCTGCCCTGCTGACGCCTGCTCCAGTTTCAGTCTGCTCTACCAGGAACTGGAAGCACTGGAATCCGACCTCATGCGGCACATCCACCTGGAGAACAACATCCTTTTCCCGCGCGCCTTACGGCTTGCCGATGAGGTCCATCCTGGAGGAAACTGA
- a CDS encoding c-type cytochrome, translating into MSTDTPRWASETFWKKVAIWVTGGSFVILILLTFDSLSKTRAGGERVQAYSVINKEIDYRLDSATNRYRPVIGKDAPLFGKALSEEEAEALVSLGKKTVQSKNCMNCHTLLGNGAYYAPDLTKAWLDPNWSSPEEREKLMLAFLQDPVKNAVTFTSGRRMPKLGITDEEARGVVAFLKWMSAIDTNGFPHNFKTLNAQVQP; encoded by the coding sequence ATGAGCACAGACACGCCCCGATGGGCATCGGAAACATTCTGGAAGAAGGTCGCGATCTGGGTGACGGGGGGATCCTTCGTCATCCTGATCCTCCTCACCTTCGACTCCCTGTCCAAGACCCGGGCGGGCGGCGAACGGGTTCAGGCCTACAGCGTCATCAACAAGGAGATCGACTACCGCTTGGACAGCGCCACGAACCGCTACCGTCCCGTGATCGGCAAGGACGCGCCCCTGTTCGGGAAGGCTTTGAGCGAGGAAGAGGCCGAGGCCCTGGTGAGCCTGGGCAAGAAGACGGTGCAATCCAAGAACTGCATGAACTGTCATACCTTGCTGGGCAATGGCGCCTATTACGCGCCGGACCTGACCAAGGCCTGGCTGGATCCCAACTGGTCCAGTCCCGAGGAGCGCGAGAAGCTGATGCTGGCGTTTCTGCAGGATCCGGTTAAGAACGCGGTCACCTTCACCTCCGGCCGCAGGATGCCCAAGCTTGGCATCACCGACGAGGAAGCCCGCGGCGTCGTCGCCTTCCTGAAATGGATGTCGGCCATCGACACCAACGGTTTCCCCCATAACTTCAAGACCCTGAACGCACAGGTGCAGCCATGA
- a CDS encoding cbb3-type cytochrome c oxidase subunit I, producing the protein MIATVDSSLQKMDRVFARLDSAHLNGGQQLAVKYFSVAMVLFIAQMLFGLLAAIQFIAPGFLFGWLDFNVNRMVHINAMVVWMLYGFIGAVYWFLEEESGTEIVGLKLGQIGFYVLTAAVTVVVLVYLLIQTGPGKDLSLWLINEGREYIEAPRWADIGIVAVMLVFFYNVAGTFAKGRWSGISGVLTLDLVALAGLYLAGMFYVTNISVDQYWWWWVIHLWVEATWEVLVGCIMAWSLMHLLGARRKIVQTWLYIEVALMFGSGILGLGHHYFWIGTPDYWFSIGGFFSALEPIPLVAMVVHSVYDSGVHKFKNSNHPALAWIIAHTFGNFFGAGVWGFMHTLPQINLYTHGTQWSASHGHLAFFGAYATINIAFFYLAVQKWRGNVWMGGGMADGGWKWKWALGLLNVGVIGMTVALLIAGYEQSFIERAVEGSTWQGYFAAQNHPWFQQAMVWRLLFGLVTTTGVGLLVWDLLTIGRNETRTAELPQEAEPA; encoded by the coding sequence ATGATCGCCACGGTAGACAGTTCCCTTCAGAAAATGGACCGGGTCTTCGCCAGACTGGACAGCGCCCATCTCAACGGCGGCCAGCAACTGGCGGTGAAGTACTTCAGTGTCGCCATGGTGCTGTTCATTGCCCAGATGCTGTTTGGCCTGCTGGCCGCGATCCAGTTCATAGCCCCCGGCTTCCTGTTCGGCTGGCTGGATTTCAACGTCAACCGCATGGTGCACATCAACGCCATGGTGGTGTGGATGCTCTACGGCTTCATCGGGGCGGTGTACTGGTTCCTGGAAGAGGAGAGCGGCACCGAGATCGTCGGCCTCAAGCTGGGGCAGATCGGCTTTTATGTGCTGACTGCCGCGGTAACGGTGGTGGTGCTGGTCTACCTGCTGATCCAGACCGGCCCCGGTAAGGACCTGAGCCTATGGCTGATCAACGAGGGGCGCGAATACATCGAGGCGCCGCGCTGGGCCGATATCGGCATCGTGGCGGTGATGCTGGTGTTTTTCTACAACGTCGCCGGCACCTTCGCCAAGGGTCGCTGGTCGGGAATTTCCGGGGTCCTGACCCTGGATTTGGTGGCCCTGGCCGGCCTCTACCTGGCGGGTATGTTCTACGTCACCAACATCAGCGTGGACCAGTACTGGTGGTGGTGGGTGATCCACCTGTGGGTGGAGGCCACCTGGGAGGTGTTGGTGGGCTGCATCATGGCCTGGAGCCTGATGCACCTGCTCGGCGCGCGCCGCAAGATCGTGCAGACCTGGCTGTATATCGAGGTGGCCCTGATGTTCGGCTCGGGCATACTGGGGCTGGGGCATCACTACTTCTGGATCGGCACGCCGGACTACTGGTTTTCCATCGGCGGCTTCTTTTCGGCCCTGGAGCCCATCCCCCTGGTGGCCATGGTGGTGCATTCGGTCTACGACTCCGGGGTGCACAAGTTCAAGAACAGCAACCACCCGGCCCTGGCCTGGATCATCGCCCACACCTTCGGCAATTTCTTCGGCGCGGGCGTCTGGGGCTTCATGCACACCCTGCCGCAGATCAATCTCTACACCCACGGCACCCAGTGGTCGGCTTCCCATGGCCATTTGGCCTTTTTCGGCGCTTACGCCACCATCAACATCGCCTTCTTCTACCTGGCGGTGCAGAAGTGGCGCGGCAATGTCTGGATGGGCGGCGGGATGGCCGACGGCGGCTGGAAATGGAAGTGGGCGCTGGGCCTGCTCAATGTGGGGGTGATCGGCATGACCGTGGCCCTGTTGATTGCAGGCTATGAGCAATCCTTCATCGAGCGGGCGGTGGAAGGCTCCACCTGGCAGGGTTATTTCGCCGCGCAGAACCACCCCTGGTTCCAGCAGGCCATGGTGTGGCGACTGTTGTTCGGCCTGGTGACCACCACGGGCGTCGGCCTGCTTGTGTGGGACCTACTCACCATCGGCCGCAATGAGACCCGCACGGCCGAACTGCCGCAGGAGGCCGAACCGGCCTAG
- a CDS encoding DUF4124 domain-containing protein, with protein MNLAHAFALSSLPWLLSSVQAGEVYRCTDANGRLAYTSDPSTYSGCVPARIDVTQPSEEEAARVQEERERALAEEREAEWLRLEEREIRAKEVAAEAALRQARAAEEAARQQESTSQQPAVPLGYYPYWGYGRGGFVPTHRPLPRPHDRPNPPMANQPGAGPSDADIQRRMGSGR; from the coding sequence ATGAACCTTGCGCATGCTTTCGCGTTATCGTCATTGCCGTGGCTACTGAGTTCCGTCCAGGCGGGGGAAGTCTACCGCTGCACCGACGCCAACGGGCGACTGGCTTACACTTCCGATCCATCGACTTATTCCGGATGCGTCCCGGCGCGGATCGATGTCACGCAACCCAGCGAGGAGGAGGCAGCCCGCGTGCAGGAGGAACGTGAACGGGCCCTGGCGGAAGAGCGCGAGGCGGAATGGCTGAGGCTCGAGGAGCGGGAGATCAGGGCAAAGGAGGTGGCGGCCGAAGCCGCGCTGCGCCAGGCGCGGGCGGCGGAGGAAGCGGCGCGGCAACAGGAATCCACATCCCAGCAGCCTGCCGTCCCCCTCGGTTACTATCCCTATTGGGGTTACGGGCGCGGCGGCTTCGTGCCGACGCACCGCCCCCTCCCGCGTCCGCACGACAGGCCCAACCCGCCCATGGCCAATCAGCCGGGGGCGGGCCCTTCGGACGCGGACATTCAGCGCCGCATGGGCAGCGGGCGCTAG
- the hisC gene encoding histidinol-phosphate transaminase — protein MNKFWSAKVSELTPYVPGEQPKLNHLVKLNTNENPYPPSPRVLEVLRQEAGEALKLYPDPNGTALKEAVARHFGLQVQQVFVGNGSDEVLAHAFAALLKHERPLLYPDITYSFYPVYCGLYDIASERVPLDENYHIRVDDYLRPNGGIIFPNPNAPTGCMLPLAEIRRLLEGNTESVVVVDEAYVDFGGESAACLVNSYPNLLVVQTLSKSRSLAGLRVGFAVGDAGLIEALERVKGSFNSYPLGRLAIAGAVAAIEDQEHFEVTRKAVMLTRERLTSGLEGLGFQVLPSAANFIFARHPHHNGAALAAALRERHIIVRHFAQPRIDQFLRITIGTEEQSCKLVEALAEILSRSA, from the coding sequence GTGAACAAGTTCTGGAGCGCCAAGGTCAGCGAGTTGACGCCCTATGTGCCGGGCGAGCAGCCCAAGCTGAACCATCTGGTCAAGCTCAACACCAACGAAAACCCCTATCCGCCCTCGCCCAGGGTGCTGGAGGTGCTGCGGCAGGAGGCCGGCGAGGCGCTGAAGCTGTACCCCGATCCCAACGGTACGGCGCTGAAGGAGGCGGTCGCCCGCCATTTCGGACTGCAAGTCCAGCAGGTGTTCGTGGGCAACGGTTCCGACGAAGTGCTGGCCCATGCCTTCGCCGCGCTGTTGAAGCACGAACGCCCTCTGCTCTACCCGGACATCACCTACAGCTTCTACCCCGTTTACTGCGGCCTGTATGACATCGCCAGCGAGCGCGTGCCGCTGGACGAGAATTACCATATCCGCGTGGACGATTACCTCAGGCCCAACGGCGGCATCATCTTTCCCAACCCCAATGCGCCCACGGGCTGCATGCTGCCGCTGGCGGAGATCCGGCGGCTATTGGAGGGCAATACCGAGTCCGTCGTGGTGGTGGATGAGGCCTATGTGGATTTCGGCGGGGAATCGGCCGCGTGCCTGGTCAATAGCTACCCGAACCTGCTGGTGGTGCAGACCTTGTCCAAGTCGCGTTCCCTGGCGGGGCTGCGCGTTGGTTTCGCGGTGGGGGATGCGGGCCTGATCGAGGCCCTGGAGCGGGTGAAGGGGAGTTTCAATTCCTACCCGCTGGGAAGGCTGGCCATCGCCGGGGCGGTCGCGGCCATTGAAGACCAAGAGCACTTTGAAGTCACTCGCAAGGCTGTCATGCTCACCCGCGAACGTCTGACGAGCGGACTGGAAGGTCTGGGATTTCAGGTGCTGCCTTCCGCCGCCAATTTCATCTTCGCCCGTCACCCACACCACAATGGCGCAGCTCTGGCGGCGGCGCTACGCGAGCGTCACATCATCGTGCGCCACTTTGCCCAACCGCGCATCGACCAGTTTCTTCGCATCACCATCGGCACGGAGGAACAGTCCTGCAAATTGGTCGAGGCGCTCGCGGAAATCCTTTCCCGATCAGCTTGA
- a CDS encoding porin: MNKQQIHAATAALAAGALTLAGYCGPADAAKPLSETEGAWEAAFPSANKPEFMKNLGITIGGWVDAGISYNNNSSPDGFNGPVGLNDRDSEPQVNQIYLYIERQVDKQGSSWDFGGRFDFLYGTDAFIAQSTDEWDQRLITDGTSRFYQIALPQLYAEIFAPVGNGLTIKAGHFYGLTNIESVMSPNNFFYSRSNSFTWDGPFTHTGVLLSYPLNDNFTITGGGVMGWNNVNQDMSNWNFLGKFGWTSDDKKIGSSFAIVTGDKSSNQDNLTRYTLTYEHEFIDHLHYTLQHTYGVQQNDPTRNGKDTKWYGIQNYLFYDIDEHFAVGVRGEWNRDQDGVRYRLNDRPGSIPVGIGASYYEVTAGVNWKPLKWIAVRPEVRYDWSDKADAFDAGKRMSQFMFATDVVVRF, encoded by the coding sequence ATGAACAAGCAGCAGATCCACGCCGCCACTGCGGCTCTCGCCGCCGGGGCACTGACCCTGGCCGGCTATTGCGGCCCCGCCGATGCCGCCAAACCGCTGTCGGAAACCGAGGGCGCCTGGGAAGCGGCCTTTCCTTCCGCCAACAAACCGGAGTTCATGAAGAACCTGGGCATTACGATTGGCGGCTGGGTGGACGCCGGCATCAGCTACAACAACAACAGTTCGCCCGACGGCTTCAACGGCCCGGTGGGTCTCAATGACCGCGATTCCGAGCCCCAGGTGAACCAGATCTACCTGTATATCGAGCGCCAGGTGGACAAGCAGGGAAGCAGTTGGGATTTCGGCGGCCGCTTCGATTTCCTCTACGGCACCGACGCCTTCATCGCCCAGTCCACGGACGAATGGGACCAGCGACTGATCACCGACGGCACCTCGCGCTTCTACCAGATCGCCCTGCCGCAGTTGTATGCGGAGATCTTCGCCCCGGTGGGCAATGGCCTCACCATCAAGGCCGGACACTTCTACGGCCTGACGAATATCGAGTCGGTGATGTCACCCAACAACTTCTTCTATTCCCGCAGCAACAGTTTCACCTGGGACGGGCCTTTCACCCATACCGGCGTGCTGTTGAGCTATCCGCTCAACGACAACTTCACCATCACCGGCGGCGGCGTGATGGGTTGGAACAACGTCAACCAGGACATGAGCAACTGGAACTTCCTCGGCAAGTTCGGCTGGACCAGCGACGACAAGAAGATCGGCTCGTCCTTCGCCATCGTTACCGGAGACAAGAGTTCCAATCAGGACAACCTGACCCGCTACACCCTGACCTACGAGCACGAGTTCATCGACCACCTGCACTACACACTGCAACATACTTACGGCGTGCAGCAGAACGACCCGACCCGCAACGGCAAGGACACCAAGTGGTACGGCATACAGAACTACCTGTTCTATGACATCGACGAGCACTTCGCGGTGGGCGTGCGCGGCGAATGGAACCGTGATCAGGATGGCGTTCGCTACCGTCTCAACGACCGCCCGGGCAGCATACCGGTCGGCATCGGCGCCAGCTATTACGAAGTGACGGCGGGAGTGAACTGGAAGCCGTTGAAGTGGATCGCGGTGCGCCCGGAAGTGCGCTATGACTGGTCGGACAAGGCCGACGCCTTCGACGCCGGCAAGCGCATGAGCCAGTTCATGTTCGCCACGGACGTGGTCGTCAGGTTCTGA